In Fragaria vesca subsp. vesca linkage group LG1, FraVesHawaii_1.0, whole genome shotgun sequence, the sequence CAAATCCCCAATACTACACAAACTGGATCTGAACAAGAACTCACCATCGCTGGTCGGAGAAGGAGCTGGGGCTTCCTGACCATAGCTGAGGCCGAAGAGGGCCATGAAGATGAACCCAATAATGGGAAGAGCGCAGCAAGATCTGTATGAGTTCATCTTCGAAAAGTGAATTAGAGATGAAGAAGAAGAAGAAGGTGAGGGGGTTTGAGAATTTGGGTTGGAGGGTTGGGAAGGGTAGTTGGTGTTTATATATTATTGGGGCAGTGTGGGGTTTGGGGAACGTGGAGGGCAACAGTGGGCATGTGCTGGTTCGAGGAAGGTGGGTGAGAGTGTGAGAGAGAGAATCTGAGAATAGTTTCAGTTTGGTTTTGGTTTCTTTGTGAACAAAGTACGCGGTCTTGACGCGAGCTTTTTTGACTCCGGGTCGGCGGCTAATGGACTCGGATTCAGATTCGGATTCGGACTCGGACGGCAGTAGATGTATGAGAGTGGCCATGGTTCTTAGCCCGCCATATGAGGCTGGATGGAAGGATGTAGACATTGGACCATAAAATTGTATACATCAACATAAAATAAAATACAATCTAGAGTGACGTGAAAATACAACGTCTTCATGTGTTATCGGTTTATATTATAGTACCATAATTGTCTGTTGATTCAATAATTTATCAGAACGTTCATTTTTCGTCACATTTTAAAAAAAATATGATAATTTTAATAAACACAACATTATGATCGACTAATTTTTTCTTCTTCATGAACCATGGATCATTTTTTTTTTTCGACAGTATAAACCATGGATCGTTAAAAATCAAAATCATGTAAATACTTAAATAGCAAATACTGTGATTCGATGACGATGTGACTTATTCAAAGCAACATGGGTTACATGGGTCATTGAGACCATTAATCTAACACGTTTTTTCAAGATTTTGAAGTGTCTTATTGTTTAAGTGTCCCATTTGTACTCAAAAGAAGACTTTGTCATTTATCCAAATCAAGATCCCTATGCTTGATAAGCGAGTGCGACACGAGGGCTTCCTTAGTTCCATACAACTAAGGCAACACAGGAAGGAGTAGGAAGTCTGGGTGATAAAGAAAGCGCAGGTGTGCAAATGTAGCAACCTGTGCCAGCAAGGGAGAGAAGAATCAGAACCCCGTTGAGTTGTCAAATTAGAAGGTCAAACAGAAGTTGGTGTTGTTAGATTAGTCTTGATTCACATATGGAAGCCAGGAGGATTGAGCTATAATTCAAGTCCAAATTGTATACATTGTAATGGAAAAGTCGGTTGTGGTCGACCTTGATCAGTTGACCGTTACGGTTGGTTTTATATAACGTTGAACGCCACCTTCCACATCAGCCGTAAAATATCACAATAACATTGTAGCCAAACACATACAAAGCGTATGTTACCAACAATTGTGTGATTTTGTTATATTTATATGTTATCTGTTAGCAAATATCAATGTGGGAGGTGTATAGTAGTTGTATCTATGTATGATTTTAGTTTTGCTGATAGGAATGTACACGTCTAAAAGAGTTTCACAATTTATGTAAGATATGGGAGAAAACTATGTAATTAGATAAATTTTACTTTTAAGTTTTCGTTGAAATTTTCCTAAACCTTTTGATAGATGTATCATTCAACCTTCTATGGGATTGATCTCGATTCTTGGAAATGCCAGAGTTCAATCGTTGAACTAAGTTGGTTGCGGATTAAGTTTTAAAAGAAAATTTAAAAAAACTATAATATTTTGTAATGGTGACCACAATTTGTGAGAGAGTGAGAATTCTACAAGTAGCTAGGAAACATAAAAAGTTCACAACTATCTATGAATGTCTATATATAGCCTCTATGGGAATTGATATCACGTTTAATGAAAAAATTGAGCTAAGGATGAAATAATTTTTTTATTGATATGCTTGTGTTAAATTGATGAATGGTAATCTCAAAACTGTTTTAGCATTCTCAATATTAACCCATGATTTTGTTATCTCCAATCCATCAAGGCATCCTGAAATGAAAAAAGGCTTGTCATGTTTGATGAGGTTATGGTCGCAAGTCGTTTGTAAACGTGATCAAAGCCAAACTCTCAAGCATAAGCAACAGCCTCCTTGAGAGACTATCCCCATATATCGTCCGCAATATGCAAAGCATGATCCTTTGCATTGCCGATCTCAAACTTGATTATACGCAAGCACAAAAAAGAGAATTTTCATATACACATAATTTTAAAGAGTGGTTTTAAATAAAACTCACATAATATTCATATCTGATAGACATCTAAAATGTATCAATTATGATAAATATTATGTCATATTTTTTCTAAATTTTACACAATTGACACCATTCAACTATAACATATTAATATAATAAATAAGCTTAATTGATGCTGTCTTAAATACCTTGATTATGAGTTTTTCTTCTAACACTAACATTTTTCAATCAATTCGCAAGAATCATGTAGTTTTCTTTATTTTTATGAAAAAATCTAGATTTAACGAATTCATTCTCTAATCTATACATAAGGTAAAATATAATATGAATAAGATATCTGATCTAAACCCTATACCCTAAACTCTATAGCCTATACCCTAAACCCTATACCCTATACCCTGAACCTATACCCTAACTCTATACCCTAAACCTTATACCTTAACCCTATACCCTAAACCCAATTTTGGGTTTCTTTTATTTAGGTATATTATCATATCATACCCTACTTAATATGTACATTAGAAACGTAAGTAGTAGAGAGTAAAATGTTCTCTCGATTATGATAGGAAATGATATAATAATATACTTAAAAAGAATAAAATTAATCAAAGAACAAGAACGTGTACCTTACAATTAGACATTTTTCGACTATGTAGAGAGACACTAAATGTGAGCTTAGGAATGAAAAGTATCATCCTATTACAAATGACATACTTCTGTATATAGCATATATATACACACACTCAAGTTAGTAATAACAAGTTAAGAAATTAAAGAATGTAATTGATTATGACAAAGTTAAATCCAACTAAATTTTAGCTAGTATTTGAGTTTCAAATTGATGCTAAAATTGATAAATATACCAAATTTAGCTTTTTACTGTCTGAAGAGCAAATTAGAGAAACCGAAAAATAAAAAAAATATTAATTATAGACATTTGCTCTATATGGTATGTTTGCTTATGTGGAGTGAGTGTAAAATAAAAAAAAATATGTATGAGTTTATCTTAAAAGAGGTATAGTATTTTAGGTTTTTATCTAATTTTCTCCAAAATTAATGTCTCCAGTAACTTTAGAAAACCAATGAGCTGATTACAAACTTGCACTGGGAGAGTAAAACAAGAAACTAATATGAAGACTGAAGGATCGAAGAAATGCTAGAGACGATTCCACCATAGCATCAAAATCTCAGCAGCACCAGACTAGCTAGCTAGGAGAAGATATCAGTCTCACCCGAAAGTGTGTACAGAGTCCCAAACTATATAGTTTGGAACTGGACATTTTACCATATTATTTTTCTACTTTTGCCGAAAATTCCGAAGTATTAAGAAAAAAAGGATGACCACTTATGCATGCCATGCATGTCTGTCGCTACTTGTGGCTTTGGCCCAGGAATGACTATGAATCTCGTATGAAAACCAGGGCACCACACAAAATGCTTCCTATAATAAACACATGCAAAGTAGTTAAAAGCTTGTTGCTTATGCTTAATTAGGTCGTGATCTGACTAGGAACAACATTAACGACACGGAAAGCATAAGCCTAACCAAGTGCCGACAATTTCATTGCTTTTCTGGGTTCAACATTTCGCTCAACCCAATCGATTAGGTCTTTCTTTCCTATCAAATGTTGCATTTCAAGTCACATCTATACACATCAATCCCCCCTATCCCATATGATGAGTCCTATATATGACCTAGTGACATGCATATGAATCGTGCTACATCAAACTAGGCAGTTTAATTTGGGCAGTAAGTCATCAGATTAATTAGATATTAACTATTGATCAGAGTTTTAAAAAAACTCCTTAGGCTTTGTTACTGTGGAAGACATGTTTGGAGTGTCTAGACGTCGTCTAAGTAGGTTGTACGGCCTTATTTTAAAACACTGTATATAATTAAAGTTTAAAAACTCGTTAAATATTTTAAAAGTAAAAATTTAACTTAAAGCGTTTAAACGCCTCTCAAAAAAATGAGCGGTCTTATTTGAGAACCCTAGTATTGATTCGTATTACTATTGACATACGAAATTTTATTATCAAAACGGAAATGGAGTAGATAATTAATTTGTGAAGCTAGCTAGCGGTGAGAGATGAAGATATGATGAACAATGGTGTCATTGCCAGTAAGAAATAGACAAGTGAGCACTCTTTTGAGTCAGAATCGTCTCCAACTGGCGGAACCAAAGGCAGGTGGCGGAACCAAAGTAGCATCTAATCCTCATTGGGAATGCTTGGTGGGGTCGAAATCCCATTTCCCAAATGAAAATTTGTGACTATGAATAGCGTCGTTATTCGATTTTCTTAGGCTACAAGTGCAGCTAAAGCTTTGGTATATGGACAAGTGTAGCTCAAGATAAACTAAACTGGTCTCATCAGTCTGAGGATGAGCCCATTGTATTATATCGTAACAAAAGCATCTTTCACATCGAGGCTAAAAGCAAAGGAAACCTTTCCCTGGAGGAATCAATCTTAACCCCAAAGAAACTTCTTTATATATATGCCAATTCCATAGCCAAGCTTTACTTGCCCACCTCTCCTATATATTCCTCTTCTCTCTATATTTGTAATGCTGTAGCAGTGTAGGCTACAGATTCTTTTCTTTTCTTTTCAGGCCATTCCTCATATCTCAGGTTAACGAGAACCAAGATTGAACAAGATCATTATCATGTGTCACCCAGCGGGAGTGTC encodes:
- the LOC101301998 gene encoding arabinogalactan peptide 16-like, with the translated sequence MNSYRSCCALPIIGFIFMALFGLSYGQEAPAPSPTSDGAAIDQGIAYILLVLALAMTYLLH